GCCTGGTGAGGCCCGACAGCTTGGCCGGGACCCTCGATGCGGTGGACGAGGCGCTCTTCTTCGGGCGGCAGTTATCGGAGGCGGACCGGCGCGAAGCCGCGGCCTGGATTGCGGCTCGCCAGGGCCTGCCGGGTTCCTACCACGGCCTGTTCGCGCCCACGGAGAGGGACCGTTCCCAGGGAATCAGGCTATTCACCGGCGAGACGGTCACGACCCACGCGGGGAAGGCCCACGTGCTGGGCGAGGAGGCCTGCCGAGCACTCCTCCTTCTCGACGTGGACACCGAAGAGGTCGGCCGCGCCCTGGGCCGCGCGACCGAGGGGATGCTCGAGCGCCTGCGCGCTGCCGAGGAGCGCGAGAAACACGTGGGCCGTCCCTGGCTCGGCCAGTACTGCTGCGGCAAGTGCACGGTCGCCCTCTGGCGCCATCTCGCCGCCGGCGGCCTCGAGCGCGCCGAGCATCATCTGGCCGCCGGCGCCGAAGCCCTCCGCCTCTCGCGCGATGGCGAAGGCCGCTGGCGCCGCTTCCCCTTCCACTACACGCTCCTGGTCCTAAGCGAGATGGACGTTTCACTTGCGGCCGACGAATTGCGCTATGCCGCCCCCGCCGTCCAGCGCCTCGCCAATCGCCCCCCGTCCAGCGACCCCTTCGCCACCCGCCGCCACGCCCTCGCGGAACGCGTCCTCGCCAAGGTCTGACGAGAGGGCGCCGACTCCCTCCCGAACGTTCGATGCGTTCGGGAGGGTAACGTCGTGGCGCACGAGCAGGTTCCCCCGGCTACTACCCTCCCGAAGGCATTGGAACCTCGGGGAGGGGCTCACTGGGCGGAGCGGGGTTCGATGACGAGGGCGCGGATGAGCCAGTAGCCGCCGCCTCGGTGCTGGACCCAGCCGCCGAATGTCACCAGCGTGGGCGCCGCGACGGCGGGCGCCTTGAAGCGCAGAAGGACGGTGTGACTCGGCTGGTCCTTGAGCGGCTTGCCCGTGTCAATCACCACGGCGCCGCCGCTCGCGGCCACGGGGAGGGTGTCGCAGACGGCCTCGGCGGGCGCCAGATGGGCGGGGCTGGTGACGATGCCGTCCTTCTCCTCGGGGGGCTTGCTCTTGGTGCCGAGGCTGAGCGTGCCCTGGCCCGCCGCCGTGATGAGCTTGACCTCGATGTCGGCGCCCGCGGCTACGCGAAGCGCGGGATGTTCGCACCACAGGCCGGTCTGTCGGCCGCCCGAGCCGTTGACGCCGTGGGTGGTGACGATGGCCTCGGCGGGCGCGGCAGCGGGAGGCTTGGCGAGATCGAGGAGGCCCAGGCGCTTGCCGCCCGACCGGAACTCGGCCAGGCCCTTGCCGAGGAGGGGCGAGGCATCCACGTCGGCCGCCCCGCCGGCGGGCACCTCCCAGGGGCCGGCGAGGGTCTCGACGGGCTTCTGGGGCAGCGGGTTCGCCTCGCGGAAGGCGCGCCCTCCCTCGCGGACATCTATGTTGACGGTCTGGACGGTGATGGTGGCAGGCTCGCGGCTGAGGTTGGCGATGAGATAGCGGGGTTTGCCGCCCTGCCAGTATTCCTGCACGTAGAGGCCGGTCCGCCAGTCCAGCCCCACGCCGATCTGGGACCCCACGGCCGCCGCCACGAGGGCGCACGCCGCCAGCGCCGCCAGCCAGAGCCGCACGCGCATTTCGAGGACTCCTTTGTGTGGACGGCTTCTCTCCCCTTTCTCGTAGACGCGGTTTCGGCAGCGCGGTTCCATCGCCGACCTGGGGCAGGCGGAGTCAGAGGGCGCCGTCGGACCGGCGGCCCGGGACGGTGTCGGCTCGCTTCGCAGCCTTCAGCCGCCGCTCGCGGCAGGGGTGGACAGGAATCGCGGCCCTTCAGGGTCTGGCGCGCTTGGCTCGAGTGGCCGGTGCAGGTGTGAGCGTGCCTCCCCCTGGCAGACCTGGCGGGTCCCCTGGAGGGCTTTGCCGGGCGCCTGCGGGCGCTCTCCGCCCATACTTGCTCAATCCTGAGAGGGAGGAAGTGAGCAAGTATGGGTAGAATGGCGAGGATTGGCGATTCTCGCGGCTCCGGCCATTCTCGCTCATCTTCGGGATGAGCAAGTATGAGAGGGAGAGCGTCCTGAGAGCATAAGGCATTGCGGCATATAGGGTTATGAGGTGGCCGCCGCTGGCGCCACAGCGCCAGCCCCACGCTCTCGAACGGCGGCATGGACCAGGACGCTGCCTTGCACGTTGACGCTGCGCGGCTTGACCCCGGGGCGCGCTCCACTATAATTCCTCGATTATGGACATGATGGGCATGACGGAACCGGTCGGCACCATTCATTTCGCTGATAATCTGACGGTGCTGCGCGGGATGCCCGCCGACTCGGTGGACCTCATCTATATTGACCCCCCGTTCAACACGGGCAAGGTGCAGCGGCGCACGCAGATCCGCACCGCGCAGAGCGAGGCAGGCGACCGCGTGGGCTTCGCGGGCCGGCGTTACGAGACCATCCGCATCGGTTCGAGGTGCTTCGCCGACCTGTTCGACGACTATCTGGCCTTCCTCGAGCCGCGCCTGGTCGAGGCCCGCCGCGTGCTGGCGCCGCACGGCTCGCTCTACGTCCACCTCGACTGCCGCGAGGTCCACTACGCCAAGGTGCTGCTCGACGCGATCTTCGGGCGCGAGGCGTTTCTCAACGAGGTCATCTGGGCCTACGACTACGGCGCCCGCACGCGGCGGCGGTGGCCGGCCAAGCACGACAACATCCTGTTCTACGCGAAGGACCCCGCGAACTACGTCTTCAACTACGACGACATCGAGCGCATCCCGTACATGGCCCCCGGCCTCGTCGGCCCCGAGAAGGCGGCCCGGGGCAAGACGCCCACCGACACGTGGTGGCACACGATCGTGCCGACGACCGGCGCCGAGAAGACCGGCTACCCCACGCAGAAGCCGCTGGGCATTCTCCGGCGCATCGTGCAGGCATCGTCGCCGAAGGGGGGGCTCGTCCTCGACTTCTTCGCGGGCAGCGGCACCACGGGCGCAGCGTGCCTGGAGTTGGGCCGCCGCTTCATCCTGGTGGACGACAACCCCGAGGCTCTGGCCGTGATGGCCAGACGCTTCACGGGCGTGGAGGGGATCTGCTGGGTGGGCTTCGAGCCCGCATCGGTTACGAGTTCGGGGAGTTAGGAGACCGGCGATGCGTGGCCCCTTGTGTCCCTCTCGACGCGGGCTTCTCCTGGGCGCGGGCGCCCTGGCGGCCTGGAGCCTGTTGCTCTTCAGCGCCGGCGCCAT
The Planctomycetota bacterium genome window above contains:
- a CDS encoding site-specific DNA-methyltransferase; this translates as MTEPVGTIHFADNLTVLRGMPADSVDLIYIDPPFNTGKVQRRTQIRTAQSEAGDRVGFAGRRYETIRIGSRCFADLFDDYLAFLEPRLVEARRVLAPHGSLYVHLDCREVHYAKVLLDAIFGREAFLNEVIWAYDYGARTRRRWPAKHDNILFYAKDPANYVFNYDDIERIPYMAPGLVGPEKAARGKTPTDTWWHTIVPTTGAEKTGYPTQKPLGILRRIVQASSPKGGLVLDFFAGSGTTGAACLELGRRFILVDDNPEALAVMARRFTGVEGICWVGFEPASVTSSGS